In one window of Temnothorax longispinosus isolate EJ_2023e chromosome 9, Tlon_JGU_v1, whole genome shotgun sequence DNA:
- the LOC139819691 gene encoding uncharacterized protein codes for MFVVAEKKRFPSPERVETRSKRQRMQNSHEQQRLSYEAVDHRDDSESVHIPEYTTESRPTSIDSLTEATDAANSSAPTSSANSSVSNVSMEPIKLANSLNNAKALFRKRSLVQLINSYIKAGIEEGKRHAKKYIRKALSFGVRSGYLIPADPQGNVLRVCPTLDTQSWSWRSTDTESRQRRRNARRGKPHLTTVADRKAMRRGIPRDKPLIHNADDRRTASKRRYRAQLAKSPARSLSTRGSTPKKSSSKSLREKNKSKVVTRKNSKINNTINNKREQQRKKDDGGNIKKSVKRRRTSFSAKRAENDHEPVEESCKDVSEKDRDQYKSNENNRAKRRKSTSSQEDEERMEKRKTEENVNDDSIESRNSNDEDNDKKSEKGSDEHDMNDRATREMEH; via the exons ATGTTTGTTGTCGCAGAAAAAAAACGCTTTCCGTCTCCGGAACGCGTCGAGACACGCTCGAAGCGTCAGAGAATGCAGAATTCTCACGAGCAGCAAAGGCTCTCGTACGAAGCGGTCGATCATCGCGATGATTCAGAATCCGTGCATATACCCGAATACACAACAGAGTCTAGACCTACATCCATCGATAGCCTCACGGAAGCAACGGATGCTGCAAATAGCTCGGCGCCGACGAGTTCCGCGAATAGCAGCGTGTCAAATGTTTCAATGGAACCAATCAAGCTGGCAAACTCGCTCAACAACGCCAAAGCACTTTTCAGAAAAAGATCCCTGGTACAGCTCATTAACAGTTACATCAAAGCTGGCATCGAAGAAG GGAAGCGACATGCCAAGAAGTATATCCGCAAAGCACTATCTTTTGGCGTGAGATCGGGTTACTTGATCCCGGCCGATCCGCAAGGTAATGTGCTTCGTGTGTGCCCGACTCTGGACACACAATCTTGGAGCTGGAGATCGACCGACACCGAGTCTCGACAAAGACGGCGCAACGCTCGACGAGGGAAGCCGCATTTGACAACTGTCGCCGATCGAAAGGCAATGCGTCGCGGGATACCGCGAGATAAGCCCCTTATTCACAATGCGGACGACAGGCGGACGGCATCGAAAAGGAGATACAGAGCGCAACTCGCTAAAAGTCCTGCCAGAAGTTTGAGCACGCGAGGGAGCACTCCGAAAAAATCGTCTAGTAAATCGTTACGCGAGAAAAACAAATCAAAAGTTGTCACGAGAAAGAACAG taaaattaacaatacGATCAACAATAAACGAGAACAACAACGGAAAAAAGACGACGGCGGAAATATTAAGAAGTCAGTCAAAAGACGACGTACGTCCTTCTCCGCGAAACGTGCGGAGAATGATCATGAGCCAGTTGAAGAAAGTTGTAAGGACGTTAGCGAAAAAGATCGCGATCAGTACAAAAGCAATGAAAATAATAGAGCTAAGAGACGAAAGTCGACGTCGAGCCAAGAGGACGAAGAGAGAATGGAGAAACGAAAGACCGAGGAAAATGTCAACGATGACAGCATAGAAAGTAGGAATTCCAATGATGAAGACAAtgacaaaaaatctgaaaaaggGAGTGACGAACATGACATGAACGACAGAGCGACTAGAGAAATGGAACATTAA
- the LOC139819695 gene encoding uncharacterized protein, whose amino-acid sequence MDSSRTNDKGMGYRVRQGQRKNSGRVSKLHNVKRRPISKDLPISHLQKCVDSKDTRKARKYMKKALDFGVESGYLIPSDPTHKILRVSSDLMKSNSRRSKSICDTALSKNRNIPTRLEDLQVQEQKRRRRRRGRLGRRSRSGSRTRRRSRRRRSRRSRSRSKGRRRKSSPQNPEEVAEDKADDYEMDENDPKRDIHTDDVEREPKTVRSSRPDEEQSTKKAEEDGSDLSGDEDETDDENEGKRTNITKS is encoded by the exons ATGGATTCTTCGCGAACCAACGACAAGGGCATGGGGTACAGAGTAAGGCAAGGACAGCGCAAAAATAGTGGCAGGGTTTCGAAATTGCACAACGTCAAGCGACGTCCTATCTCTAAGGATCTGCCGATCTCACATTTGCAAAAATGCGTGGATAGCAAAg ATACAAGAAAGGCAAGAAAGTATATGAAAAAGGCATTGGACTTCGGTGTCGAATCCGGCTACCTTATCCCTTCTGATCCTACGCACAAAATTCTACGCGTATCCTCGGACTTAATGAAAAGCAATTCGCGAAGAAGCAAGAGCATTTGTGATACAGCTCTCTCGAAGAATCGTAATATTCCGACCAGACTCGAGGATCTTCAAGTGCAGGAGCAAAAGAGAAGGCGAAGAAGGAGAGGAAGGCTAGGTCGAAGATCGAGAAGCGGTTCGAGGACGCGCCGTAGAAGCAGAAGGAGGAGAAGCAGAAGGAGCCGATCTCGTAGTAAAGGACGTAGAAGGAAGAGCAG CCCGCAGAATCCCGAAGAGGTTGCCGAGGATAAGGCGGACGATTACGAGATGGATGAGAACGATCCAAAGAGGGATATTCATACGGACGACGTAGAAAGGGAACCAAAGACCGTTCGATCGAGCCGACCTGACGAGGAACAATCCACGAAGAAAGCTGAAGAGGATGGCTCGGATTTATCCGGCGACGAGGATGAAACCGACGATGAGAATGAGGGGAAAAGAACAAACATTACCAAATCGTAG